A region from the Aegilops tauschii subsp. strangulata cultivar AL8/78 chromosome 5, Aet v6.0, whole genome shotgun sequence genome encodes:
- the LOC109773787 gene encoding uncharacterized protein isoform X5 translates to MAPPPTSGPQQRRLLQAAADGDLRLFKSIASALDGGKGRVKEAVEAVRNCGAGALHTAAGRGRTPMCAYLVEELGVDVNAADDKGATPLTYALRWRAVDTVRYLFDHGADAEKPGEQGFTPLHVAAGAGLCEMIEVLLSKGADVNCFSYRGTLLHSAIIGKQVAAVKLLLDHHADCNKPVSLHYTPLIAALHARSLKCVKLLIEAGADAKGVPPLTPLVVAANDGLTDFYEPLLRAGADPDVRDDGGQLPIEIAARNNRRKDVEILFPVTSHIPYVRDWSVDGILAYVKSVPKEEDDPLYKMGPAYLKLEGTKAYKRKDYVSAINFYSMAIKLNPGDVTLHSNKSLCWINLGEGDKALEDAEFCRMIRPDWPKACYRQGAAQMLLKNYEKACEAFQDGLKLDPTNVEIENALRCGCSKACEMPNTQCSRPDLRQRG, encoded by the exons ATGGCGCCGCCCCCCACCTCCG GCCCGCAGCAGCGGCGGCTCCTCCAGGCGGCGGCCGACGGCGACCTCCGCCTCTTCAAGA GCATCGCGAGCGCGCTGGACGGCGGGAAGGGCCGCGTCAAGGAGGCGGTGGAGGCCGTCAGGAATTGCGGCGCCGGGGCGCTGCACACCGCCGCCGGCCGCGGGAGGACCCCGATGTGCGCGTACTTGGTCGAGGAGCTTGGCGTGGACGTCAATGCTGCAGACGACAAAG GTGCTACACCTCTGACTTATGCACTTCGTTGGCGGGCTGTGGATACTGTGAGGTATCTCTTTGATCATGGTGCCGATGCAGAAAAGCCTGGTGAACAAGGTTTTACCCCTCTTCATGTGGCAGCTGGAGcag GATTGTGTGAAATGATAGAAGTCTTGCTCTCAAAAGGAGCTGATGTTAATTGCTTTTCTTACCGTGGGACACTACTGCATTCTGCTATTATCGGAAAGCAGGTTGCTGCCGTGAAGCTCTTGTTGGATCATCATGCGGAT TGTAACAAGCCAGTGTCCCTACATTATACACCTCTTATCGCTGCTCTCCATGCCCGCTCGCTGAAATGTGTGAAGCTTCTGATTGAG GCGGGTGCTGATGCGAAGGGTGTTCCTCCGCTAACCCCCTTAGTAGTTGCtgcaaatgatggtttaactGATTTCTACGAACCTTTACTTCGGGCTGGTGCTGATCCTGATGTTCGTGATGAT GGAGGTCAGCTGCCAATAGAGATTGCTGCACGTAACAATAGACGGAAAGATGTTGAGATCCTTTTTCCAGTAACATCTCATATTCCCTATGTGCGTGATTGGAGTGTTGATGGGATACTTGCTTATGTCAAATCAGTGCCGAAGGAGGAG GATGACCCGTTATACAAAATGGGGCCAGCTTATCTGAAACTGGAAGGAACCAAGGCTTACAAGAGAAAAGATTATGTTTCTGCAATAAATTTCTACTCCATG GCAATCAAGCTTAACCCTGGAGATGTAACCTTGCATTCAAATAAGAGCCTTTGCTGGATTAACCTGGGGGAAGGAGACAAGGCCTTGGAGGACGCCGAGTTTTGCAGGATGATACGGCCTGATTGGCCAAAGGCCTGTTACAGGCAAGGGGCTGCCCAAATGTTATTGAAG AACTATGAAAAGGCATGTGAAGCATTCCAAGATGGTCTGAAGTTGGACCCAACAAATGTTGAGATTGAGAATGCATTACG GTGTGGTTGCAGTAAGGCCTGTGAAATGCCCAACACACAGTGCTCAAGACCCGATTTGCGGCAGCGTGGATGA
- the LOC109773787 gene encoding uncharacterized protein isoform X3 — MAPPPTSGPQQRRLLQAAADGDLRLFKSIASALDGGKGRVKEAVEAVRNCGAGALHTAAGRGRTPMCAYLVEELGVDVNAADDKGATPLTYALRWRAVDTVRYLFDHGADAEKPGEQGFTPLHVAAGAGLCEMIEVLLSKGADVNCFSYRGTLLHSAIIGKQVAAVKLLLDHHADCNKPVSLHYTPLIAALHARSLKCVKLLIEAGADAKGVPPLTPLVVAANDGLTDFYEPLLRAGADPDVRDDGGQLPIEIAARNNRRKDVEILFPVTSHIPYVRDWSVDGILAYVKSVPKEEDDPLYKMGPAYLKLEGTKAYKRKDYVSAINFYSMAIKLNPGDVTLHSNKSLCWINLGEGDKALEDAEFCRMIRPDWPKACYRQGAAQMLLKNYEKACEAFQDGLKLDPTNVEIENALREPEVRQCDMKQASMDVLLLAYSGVVAVRPVKCPTHSAQDPICGSVDECVQECGDEGYHFGMCSHCKCFCFNCSSSLDAKPAPGALSP; from the exons ATGGCGCCGCCCCCCACCTCCG GCCCGCAGCAGCGGCGGCTCCTCCAGGCGGCGGCCGACGGCGACCTCCGCCTCTTCAAGA GCATCGCGAGCGCGCTGGACGGCGGGAAGGGCCGCGTCAAGGAGGCGGTGGAGGCCGTCAGGAATTGCGGCGCCGGGGCGCTGCACACCGCCGCCGGCCGCGGGAGGACCCCGATGTGCGCGTACTTGGTCGAGGAGCTTGGCGTGGACGTCAATGCTGCAGACGACAAAG GTGCTACACCTCTGACTTATGCACTTCGTTGGCGGGCTGTGGATACTGTGAGGTATCTCTTTGATCATGGTGCCGATGCAGAAAAGCCTGGTGAACAAGGTTTTACCCCTCTTCATGTGGCAGCTGGAGcag GATTGTGTGAAATGATAGAAGTCTTGCTCTCAAAAGGAGCTGATGTTAATTGCTTTTCTTACCGTGGGACACTACTGCATTCTGCTATTATCGGAAAGCAGGTTGCTGCCGTGAAGCTCTTGTTGGATCATCATGCGGAT TGTAACAAGCCAGTGTCCCTACATTATACACCTCTTATCGCTGCTCTCCATGCCCGCTCGCTGAAATGTGTGAAGCTTCTGATTGAG GCGGGTGCTGATGCGAAGGGTGTTCCTCCGCTAACCCCCTTAGTAGTTGCtgcaaatgatggtttaactGATTTCTACGAACCTTTACTTCGGGCTGGTGCTGATCCTGATGTTCGTGATGAT GGAGGTCAGCTGCCAATAGAGATTGCTGCACGTAACAATAGACGGAAAGATGTTGAGATCCTTTTTCCAGTAACATCTCATATTCCCTATGTGCGTGATTGGAGTGTTGATGGGATACTTGCTTATGTCAAATCAGTGCCGAAGGAGGAG GATGACCCGTTATACAAAATGGGGCCAGCTTATCTGAAACTGGAAGGAACCAAGGCTTACAAGAGAAAAGATTATGTTTCTGCAATAAATTTCTACTCCATG GCAATCAAGCTTAACCCTGGAGATGTAACCTTGCATTCAAATAAGAGCCTTTGCTGGATTAACCTGGGGGAAGGAGACAAGGCCTTGGAGGACGCCGAGTTTTGCAGGATGATACGGCCTGATTGGCCAAAGGCCTGTTACAGGCAAGGGGCTGCCCAAATGTTATTGAAG AACTATGAAAAGGCATGTGAAGCATTCCAAGATGGTCTGAAGTTGGACCCAACAAATGTTGAGATTGAGAATGCATTACG GGAACCGGAGGTGAGACAATGCGACATGAAGCAGGCTAGTATGGACGTACTCCTCCTTGCGTATTCCG GTGTGGTTGCAGTAAGGCCTGTGAAATGCCCAACACACAGTGCTCAAGACCCGATTTGCGGCAGCGTGGATGAATGTGTCCAAGAATGCGGCGATGAAGGCTACCATTTTGGGATGTGCAGCCATTGCAAATGTTTCTGCTTCAACTGCAGCTCATCACTTGACGCTAAACCGGCACCCGGAGCCTTGAGTCCTTGA
- the LOC109773787 gene encoding uncharacterized protein isoform X4: MAPPPTSGPQQRRLLQAAADGDLRLFKSIASALDGGKGRVKEAVEAVRNCGAGALHTAAGRGRTPMCAYLVEELGVDVNAADDKGATPLTYALRWRAVDTVRYLFDHGADAEKPGEQGFTPLHVAAGAGLCEMIEVLLSKGADVNCFSYRGTLLHSAIIGKQVAAVKLLLDHHADCNKPVSLHYTPLIAALHARSLKCVKLLIEAGADAKGVPPLTPLVVAANDGLTDFYEPLLRAGADPDVRDDGGQLPIEIAARNNRRKDVEILFPVTSHIPYVRDWSVDGILAYVKSVPKEEDDPLYKMGPAYLKLEGTKAYKRKDYVSAINFYSMAIKLNPGDVTLHSNKSLCWINLGEGDKALEDAEFCRMIRPDWPKACYRQGAAQMLLKNYEKACEAFQDGLKLDPTNVEIENALREPEVRQCDMKQASMDVLLLAYSVRPVKCPTHSAQDPICGSVDECVQECGDEGYHFGMCSHCKCFCFNCSSSLDAKPAPGALSP, translated from the exons ATGGCGCCGCCCCCCACCTCCG GCCCGCAGCAGCGGCGGCTCCTCCAGGCGGCGGCCGACGGCGACCTCCGCCTCTTCAAGA GCATCGCGAGCGCGCTGGACGGCGGGAAGGGCCGCGTCAAGGAGGCGGTGGAGGCCGTCAGGAATTGCGGCGCCGGGGCGCTGCACACCGCCGCCGGCCGCGGGAGGACCCCGATGTGCGCGTACTTGGTCGAGGAGCTTGGCGTGGACGTCAATGCTGCAGACGACAAAG GTGCTACACCTCTGACTTATGCACTTCGTTGGCGGGCTGTGGATACTGTGAGGTATCTCTTTGATCATGGTGCCGATGCAGAAAAGCCTGGTGAACAAGGTTTTACCCCTCTTCATGTGGCAGCTGGAGcag GATTGTGTGAAATGATAGAAGTCTTGCTCTCAAAAGGAGCTGATGTTAATTGCTTTTCTTACCGTGGGACACTACTGCATTCTGCTATTATCGGAAAGCAGGTTGCTGCCGTGAAGCTCTTGTTGGATCATCATGCGGAT TGTAACAAGCCAGTGTCCCTACATTATACACCTCTTATCGCTGCTCTCCATGCCCGCTCGCTGAAATGTGTGAAGCTTCTGATTGAG GCGGGTGCTGATGCGAAGGGTGTTCCTCCGCTAACCCCCTTAGTAGTTGCtgcaaatgatggtttaactGATTTCTACGAACCTTTACTTCGGGCTGGTGCTGATCCTGATGTTCGTGATGAT GGAGGTCAGCTGCCAATAGAGATTGCTGCACGTAACAATAGACGGAAAGATGTTGAGATCCTTTTTCCAGTAACATCTCATATTCCCTATGTGCGTGATTGGAGTGTTGATGGGATACTTGCTTATGTCAAATCAGTGCCGAAGGAGGAG GATGACCCGTTATACAAAATGGGGCCAGCTTATCTGAAACTGGAAGGAACCAAGGCTTACAAGAGAAAAGATTATGTTTCTGCAATAAATTTCTACTCCATG GCAATCAAGCTTAACCCTGGAGATGTAACCTTGCATTCAAATAAGAGCCTTTGCTGGATTAACCTGGGGGAAGGAGACAAGGCCTTGGAGGACGCCGAGTTTTGCAGGATGATACGGCCTGATTGGCCAAAGGCCTGTTACAGGCAAGGGGCTGCCCAAATGTTATTGAAG AACTATGAAAAGGCATGTGAAGCATTCCAAGATGGTCTGAAGTTGGACCCAACAAATGTTGAGATTGAGAATGCATTACG GGAACCGGAGGTGAGACAATGCGACATGAAGCAGGCTAGTATGGACGTACTCCTCCTTGCGTATTCCG TAAGGCCTGTGAAATGCCCAACACACAGTGCTCAAGACCCGATTTGCGGCAGCGTGGATGAATGTGTCCAAGAATGCGGCGATGAAGGCTACCATTTTGGGATGTGCAGCCATTGCAAATGTTTCTGCTTCAACTGCAGCTCATCACTTGACGCTAAACCGGCACCCGGAGCCTTGAGTCCTTGA
- the LOC109773787 gene encoding uncharacterized protein isoform X6: MAPPPTSGPQQRRLLQAAADGDLRLFKSIASALDGGKGRVKEAVEAVRNCGAGALHTAAGRGRTPMCAYLVEELGVDVNAADDKGATPLTYALRWRAVDTVRYLFDHGADAEKPGEQGFTPLHVAAGAGLCEMIEVLLSKGADVNCFSYRGTLLHSAIIGKQVAAVKLLLDHHADCNKPVSLHYTPLIAALHARSLKCVKLLIEAGADAKGVPPLTPLVVAANDGLTDFYEPLLRAGADPDVRDDGGQLPIEIAARNNRRKDVEILFPVTSHIPYVRDWSVDGILAYVKSVPKEEDDPLYKMGPAYLKLEGTKAYKRKDYVSAINFYSMAIKLNPGDVTLHSNKSLCWINLGEGDKALEDAEFCRMIRPDWPKACYRQGAAQMLLKNYEKACEAFQDGLKLDPTNVEIENALRKACEMPNTQCSRPDLRQRG, encoded by the exons ATGGCGCCGCCCCCCACCTCCG GCCCGCAGCAGCGGCGGCTCCTCCAGGCGGCGGCCGACGGCGACCTCCGCCTCTTCAAGA GCATCGCGAGCGCGCTGGACGGCGGGAAGGGCCGCGTCAAGGAGGCGGTGGAGGCCGTCAGGAATTGCGGCGCCGGGGCGCTGCACACCGCCGCCGGCCGCGGGAGGACCCCGATGTGCGCGTACTTGGTCGAGGAGCTTGGCGTGGACGTCAATGCTGCAGACGACAAAG GTGCTACACCTCTGACTTATGCACTTCGTTGGCGGGCTGTGGATACTGTGAGGTATCTCTTTGATCATGGTGCCGATGCAGAAAAGCCTGGTGAACAAGGTTTTACCCCTCTTCATGTGGCAGCTGGAGcag GATTGTGTGAAATGATAGAAGTCTTGCTCTCAAAAGGAGCTGATGTTAATTGCTTTTCTTACCGTGGGACACTACTGCATTCTGCTATTATCGGAAAGCAGGTTGCTGCCGTGAAGCTCTTGTTGGATCATCATGCGGAT TGTAACAAGCCAGTGTCCCTACATTATACACCTCTTATCGCTGCTCTCCATGCCCGCTCGCTGAAATGTGTGAAGCTTCTGATTGAG GCGGGTGCTGATGCGAAGGGTGTTCCTCCGCTAACCCCCTTAGTAGTTGCtgcaaatgatggtttaactGATTTCTACGAACCTTTACTTCGGGCTGGTGCTGATCCTGATGTTCGTGATGAT GGAGGTCAGCTGCCAATAGAGATTGCTGCACGTAACAATAGACGGAAAGATGTTGAGATCCTTTTTCCAGTAACATCTCATATTCCCTATGTGCGTGATTGGAGTGTTGATGGGATACTTGCTTATGTCAAATCAGTGCCGAAGGAGGAG GATGACCCGTTATACAAAATGGGGCCAGCTTATCTGAAACTGGAAGGAACCAAGGCTTACAAGAGAAAAGATTATGTTTCTGCAATAAATTTCTACTCCATG GCAATCAAGCTTAACCCTGGAGATGTAACCTTGCATTCAAATAAGAGCCTTTGCTGGATTAACCTGGGGGAAGGAGACAAGGCCTTGGAGGACGCCGAGTTTTGCAGGATGATACGGCCTGATTGGCCAAAGGCCTGTTACAGGCAAGGGGCTGCCCAAATGTTATTGAAG AACTATGAAAAGGCATGTGAAGCATTCCAAGATGGTCTGAAGTTGGACCCAACAAATGTTGAGATTGAGAATGCATTACG TAAGGCCTGTGAAATGCCCAACACACAGTGCTCAAGACCCGATTTGCGGCAGCGTGGATGA
- the LOC109773787 gene encoding uncharacterized protein isoform X1 has product MAPPPTSGPQQRRLLQAAADGDLRLFKSIASALDGGKGRVKEAVEAVRNCGAGALHTAAGRGRTPMCAYLVEELGVDVNAADDKGATPLTYALRWRAVDTVRYLFDHGADAEKPGEQGFTPLHVAAGAGLCEMIEVLLSKGADVNCFSYRGTLLHSAIIGKQVAAVKLLLDHHADCNKPVSLHYTPLIAALHARSLKCVKLLIEAGADAKGVPPLTPLVVAANDGLTDFYEPLLRAGADPDVRDDGGQLPIEIAARNNRRKDVEILFPVTSHIPYVRDWSVDGILAYVKSVPKEEDDPLYKMGPAYLKLEGTKAYKRKDYVSAINFYSMAIKLNPGDVTLHSNKSLCWINLGEGDKALEDAEFCRMIRPDWPKACYRQGAAQMLLKNYEKACEAFQDGLKLDPTNVEIENALRVRFREPEVRQCDMKQASMDVLLLAYSGVVAVRPVKCPTHSAQDPICGSVDECVQECGDEGYHFGMCSHCKCFCFNCSSSLDAKPAPGALSP; this is encoded by the exons ATGGCGCCGCCCCCCACCTCCG GCCCGCAGCAGCGGCGGCTCCTCCAGGCGGCGGCCGACGGCGACCTCCGCCTCTTCAAGA GCATCGCGAGCGCGCTGGACGGCGGGAAGGGCCGCGTCAAGGAGGCGGTGGAGGCCGTCAGGAATTGCGGCGCCGGGGCGCTGCACACCGCCGCCGGCCGCGGGAGGACCCCGATGTGCGCGTACTTGGTCGAGGAGCTTGGCGTGGACGTCAATGCTGCAGACGACAAAG GTGCTACACCTCTGACTTATGCACTTCGTTGGCGGGCTGTGGATACTGTGAGGTATCTCTTTGATCATGGTGCCGATGCAGAAAAGCCTGGTGAACAAGGTTTTACCCCTCTTCATGTGGCAGCTGGAGcag GATTGTGTGAAATGATAGAAGTCTTGCTCTCAAAAGGAGCTGATGTTAATTGCTTTTCTTACCGTGGGACACTACTGCATTCTGCTATTATCGGAAAGCAGGTTGCTGCCGTGAAGCTCTTGTTGGATCATCATGCGGAT TGTAACAAGCCAGTGTCCCTACATTATACACCTCTTATCGCTGCTCTCCATGCCCGCTCGCTGAAATGTGTGAAGCTTCTGATTGAG GCGGGTGCTGATGCGAAGGGTGTTCCTCCGCTAACCCCCTTAGTAGTTGCtgcaaatgatggtttaactGATTTCTACGAACCTTTACTTCGGGCTGGTGCTGATCCTGATGTTCGTGATGAT GGAGGTCAGCTGCCAATAGAGATTGCTGCACGTAACAATAGACGGAAAGATGTTGAGATCCTTTTTCCAGTAACATCTCATATTCCCTATGTGCGTGATTGGAGTGTTGATGGGATACTTGCTTATGTCAAATCAGTGCCGAAGGAGGAG GATGACCCGTTATACAAAATGGGGCCAGCTTATCTGAAACTGGAAGGAACCAAGGCTTACAAGAGAAAAGATTATGTTTCTGCAATAAATTTCTACTCCATG GCAATCAAGCTTAACCCTGGAGATGTAACCTTGCATTCAAATAAGAGCCTTTGCTGGATTAACCTGGGGGAAGGAGACAAGGCCTTGGAGGACGCCGAGTTTTGCAGGATGATACGGCCTGATTGGCCAAAGGCCTGTTACAGGCAAGGGGCTGCCCAAATGTTATTGAAG AACTATGAAAAGGCATGTGAAGCATTCCAAGATGGTCTGAAGTTGGACCCAACAAATGTTGAGATTGAGAATGCATTACG TGTGCGGTTCAGGGAACCGGAGGTGAGACAATGCGACATGAAGCAGGCTAGTATGGACGTACTCCTCCTTGCGTATTCCG GTGTGGTTGCAGTAAGGCCTGTGAAATGCCCAACACACAGTGCTCAAGACCCGATTTGCGGCAGCGTGGATGAATGTGTCCAAGAATGCGGCGATGAAGGCTACCATTTTGGGATGTGCAGCCATTGCAAATGTTTCTGCTTCAACTGCAGCTCATCACTTGACGCTAAACCGGCACCCGGAGCCTTGAGTCCTTGA
- the LOC109773787 gene encoding uncharacterized protein isoform X2 has product MAPPPTSGPQQRRLLQAAADGDLRLFKSIASALDGGKGRVKEAVEAVRNCGAGALHTAAGRGRTPMCAYLVEELGVDVNAADDKGATPLTYALRWRAVDTVRYLFDHGADAEKPGEQGFTPLHVAAGAGLCEMIEVLLSKGADVNCFSYRGTLLHSAIIGKQVAAVKLLLDHHADCNKPVSLHYTPLIAALHARSLKCVKLLIEAGADAKGVPPLTPLVVAANDGLTDFYEPLLRAGADPDVRDDGGQLPIEIAARNNRRKDVEILFPVTSHIPYVRDWSVDGILAYVKSVPKEEDDPLYKMGPAYLKLEGTKAYKRKDYVSAINFYSMAIKLNPGDVTLHSNKSLCWINLGEGDKALEDAEFCRMIRPDWPKACYRQGAAQMLLKNYEKACEAFQDGLKLDPTNVEIENALRVRFREPEVRQCDMKQASMDVLLLAYSVRPVKCPTHSAQDPICGSVDECVQECGDEGYHFGMCSHCKCFCFNCSSSLDAKPAPGALSP; this is encoded by the exons ATGGCGCCGCCCCCCACCTCCG GCCCGCAGCAGCGGCGGCTCCTCCAGGCGGCGGCCGACGGCGACCTCCGCCTCTTCAAGA GCATCGCGAGCGCGCTGGACGGCGGGAAGGGCCGCGTCAAGGAGGCGGTGGAGGCCGTCAGGAATTGCGGCGCCGGGGCGCTGCACACCGCCGCCGGCCGCGGGAGGACCCCGATGTGCGCGTACTTGGTCGAGGAGCTTGGCGTGGACGTCAATGCTGCAGACGACAAAG GTGCTACACCTCTGACTTATGCACTTCGTTGGCGGGCTGTGGATACTGTGAGGTATCTCTTTGATCATGGTGCCGATGCAGAAAAGCCTGGTGAACAAGGTTTTACCCCTCTTCATGTGGCAGCTGGAGcag GATTGTGTGAAATGATAGAAGTCTTGCTCTCAAAAGGAGCTGATGTTAATTGCTTTTCTTACCGTGGGACACTACTGCATTCTGCTATTATCGGAAAGCAGGTTGCTGCCGTGAAGCTCTTGTTGGATCATCATGCGGAT TGTAACAAGCCAGTGTCCCTACATTATACACCTCTTATCGCTGCTCTCCATGCCCGCTCGCTGAAATGTGTGAAGCTTCTGATTGAG GCGGGTGCTGATGCGAAGGGTGTTCCTCCGCTAACCCCCTTAGTAGTTGCtgcaaatgatggtttaactGATTTCTACGAACCTTTACTTCGGGCTGGTGCTGATCCTGATGTTCGTGATGAT GGAGGTCAGCTGCCAATAGAGATTGCTGCACGTAACAATAGACGGAAAGATGTTGAGATCCTTTTTCCAGTAACATCTCATATTCCCTATGTGCGTGATTGGAGTGTTGATGGGATACTTGCTTATGTCAAATCAGTGCCGAAGGAGGAG GATGACCCGTTATACAAAATGGGGCCAGCTTATCTGAAACTGGAAGGAACCAAGGCTTACAAGAGAAAAGATTATGTTTCTGCAATAAATTTCTACTCCATG GCAATCAAGCTTAACCCTGGAGATGTAACCTTGCATTCAAATAAGAGCCTTTGCTGGATTAACCTGGGGGAAGGAGACAAGGCCTTGGAGGACGCCGAGTTTTGCAGGATGATACGGCCTGATTGGCCAAAGGCCTGTTACAGGCAAGGGGCTGCCCAAATGTTATTGAAG AACTATGAAAAGGCATGTGAAGCATTCCAAGATGGTCTGAAGTTGGACCCAACAAATGTTGAGATTGAGAATGCATTACG TGTGCGGTTCAGGGAACCGGAGGTGAGACAATGCGACATGAAGCAGGCTAGTATGGACGTACTCCTCCTTGCGTATTCCG TAAGGCCTGTGAAATGCCCAACACACAGTGCTCAAGACCCGATTTGCGGCAGCGTGGATGAATGTGTCCAAGAATGCGGCGATGAAGGCTACCATTTTGGGATGTGCAGCCATTGCAAATGTTTCTGCTTCAACTGCAGCTCATCACTTGACGCTAAACCGGCACCCGGAGCCTTGAGTCCTTGA